The sequence below is a genomic window from Leptospira inadai serovar Lyme str. 10.
CCGAAGTCTTGCCGGACTTTTCGATGCGCCGTAAAAATTTCGGAACGTCCGGGAAGATCGTACTTTTTAGTTCTCCGGTTTCATATCCTTGTTTCCAAATCCTACCTTGAATTTCTTTTAAGGCTCCCAATTTTCTATCTTTAGAAACGAGAAACGCGCAAAAATCGGCCAATGATTCCGGTCGAGAATCCAAGACTTTTCCGAATTCGGATTCCTGCTTTGAGGCGACGAACAATTCATCCAATAATTTTTTTCCAAGGGGAACGGATTGAAAGAAAGTGAGAAAATTTCGCGTGGAGTAAGGGAATAAAATTTTATGCACGAATTCGATAGGCGTGGTTGTTCCTTCTATATCGAATAAAAACACGTTTGCATCTTCCAAAACCACTAAGCCGTCCTCCGCAATTTTTGCGCTTCTTCGGACAGGATTTTATGCACATTCGCTTCGTCCTGCCGGAAATTCTTTAAAATGATCCACCAAAATAAACCGCAGGGTATCCAAAAAAGAACCGCGATGGTAAAGGCAGTCGATCGCTCTGCGACAAATCCTAGAATAATGGCGGCCATCGCCGGCCCTAATCCTTTTCCTAAGTCATCGGTGAGATTATAAAGCGAAAACATGGCGGCCCTGTTTTTGGGAGTGTTCACGTTTAGGATCAAGGCTCTCACGTTCGGTCCCGTCACCGCTATAATAAATCCGGTAATTACGTTTATCCAAATAAATGCCGGTTGGAGTGCTGCCGAACCCGCGTGAAGAAGATAAACGCTAGGGCCTGTTCCTAATAAGACCATTACCGCGCAAAAGATCGGCATATAAGATTTATTCCTATTATAAAGTTTCTGGCCGATGATTCCGCCAAAGAATGTTCCTATAAAGATTCCGATCGCCGCGAACGTCATAAGACCGGCGGCGCTTGCTTTTGGAATTCCGTAATCGTTCTCGTAATAGTCCGCTAAAAATGTAAAGAATACTCCCCAAGGTACGCATCCCGGAATCCCTTGCAAAAAAATTCCGATATTGGTCTTGTTCGCAAATAATATTCTTAAATCCTTCCATGTTAAACGAACATCCGCTTCGTCGGTCGTCAAATCCGCTATTTCGGTGAATTCCTTCTCGGTTCTACCTCTTGCAGGTTCCGTACAAAAAAGGGCATAGACGATCATAAAAAAGAAGGAAGGGGCCGCCATATAAATGAAACTCATCCGCCATCCGTTTTCTAAATCCGCTTGGCCTATAATTCCTCCGAAGAGTTGACCTACGCCGACTCCTAATCCCATTGCGAGCGAAAGATAACCTGAGGCGATGGATCGGGACTTGTCCGAAAAATAATCCCCTAAGATGGAGAACAATAAAGGAAAGCTTCCTCCTAGCCCGAAGCCTGTTAAAGTTCTAAGCAGTAGGAACTCATTATAAGTCTGCGCAAAACCGGAAAGTAAACAGGGAATTTCGCCTAACAATACGGTTCCCACCACTAAGGCCTTCCTGGAAAATCTTTGGGTCAGGTAACCCATGTTTACGGAGACTAATCCTCCTAAGACGAAGAAGAAAATCGGAATCTCTCCGCCCATTTTCCAATCGATTTCCTTTTGTTCGGTTATTCCAAAAGAGCGAGCTATATTCCGCAGGTTGGGTGCGATAAGATTTTGGTCGGCAAAGAGGAAAAACGCCATCCCTAAAATCATCCAAAAGGCCAGGACTGCGTTGCCTCCGCAGGAAGCGAGTTCGCCTAACCCGATATATCGTAATAAGCTTTTTTTAGAAGATGGCTGGGACATCCGATTTCTCCGATCCTTGATTCTTGAGTTCTACACATTTCCTGATCCGATTGTCTTCGGCTGTTATTCATTCGTAACCGATTCAAAAATCCCGATCCGGAGTGAGGGGACGTTCGCTTGCCGGGGACTCGATAGCGAAGTTTGCAAGCTTGGACTCTATAACATGAAGAATCCGAATCGTCAACGAATACTTTCGACGGGAAGGTTATGCACTCGTTCGATCTTTCGAACGTCGAAATTAGAACTGCTTTCACCCCTTGTCGCTTATCGAAATTGTAGGTGATTCTTTCGGATACTCGATTCGTTCGGCTTTGTTACGCTAGATTCAATAAAGGCTTGACCCTTTGTTAAAGTATCGATAGCTTCGATCGGAATCGCACCCTTCTTCGGAGTCTTAGCATATGGCCTACCAACACAAGGAATTCTATATCCAATCTTCCCGAGACAATACCAAACTCTATTGTCAGGCTTGGATCAAACCCGATGCAAATAGGGTACTTGTGTTTAATCATGGATTCGGCGAGCATAGCGGAAGATACGGTAATTTAATAAATTATTTCAAAGATAGTGACGTAAGCTTTTACGGTTTAGATATGCGCGGTCATGGCAAATCGGACGGAAAGAGGGGGCACGCCGACACCTTCGAGTTATTCGTGGATGATTTGGCCGATTTTGTCCAAGAAGTTCGCCGTAGAGAAAAGAAGGATAAGATTCTGCTTCTGGGTCATTCCATGGGTGGGGTCGTAGTCATTCGATACGCCTTGGAAGGCATTAATCAGGATTATCTGCATGCAGTCGTAGCTAGTTCCCCGGCATTAAAGATTCCGGCGAATACGTTCCAGAAATTTCAAATCGCCGTGGCCGGCTTTTTACGCAAACTATCCCCAGATACGACTTTGGATGCGAATCTGGACGTTAACTTGATTAGTCGCGACCCCGAAGTGGTAAAGGCTTATGTGGAGGATCCCTTAGTTCATGGTAAGATATCCTTCTCGATGGGATACGAGCTTTTTCAACAGGGCGAGATCGCAAATAAGAAGGCGGCTATTTTGAGGACACCGATTTTGATTTTACACGGCCTCTCAGATAGGATTGCGGATCCGGCAGGAAGTCTCGAATTTTATAATCATTTAGTCTATAAGAATAAGAGAATTAAAACGTATCCCGGCTTTTATCATGAGACGATGAACGAGGTTTCCCCGGATAAGGAAACGGTGTTAAAAGACATTAAGGAATTTTTGGATTCATTGGTTCCCGAAAAGACCGGTCAAAAAAAAAATTAAGACCGGCCTAGCTTCGAAAAAAAATCGATCCGAAAACTTCCTATAACGAAAAAGAATAGTAAATGAAGTTCTTTAATCGGCGCGGGAAGTCGGCGGATTTTCCTTTCATAAGGACCGAACTAAATGAGCCGCTCCGACTATCGATACTGATTCTTCCTAAGAAATCCTCTTTGTCTTAAATTTGAAAAACTCTCTTCGCATTCGCGTAAAAAAATCTTTTTAGAGACGGATCCGGTAAGTCCAAAACGGCCGCTTGATTTGCGCATTTATTAAATTCGAGATGGGGAAAATTCGTACCGAATAGAACCTTACTTCTTCCGGATGTTTTCATATAGTCCAGCAACTGCTTCGGATACTGAGAAGGTAAATGCGCGGAAGTGTCGATGTAAACGTTCTGGTGTTTCATGCACAATCCTATCATCTCGTCCGTCCAAGGAAACCCTAGATGGCCGCCTACGATCTTTAACGTAGGGAAAGTTAAGGCGACCTCGTCCAAATAGGGGACGGGCCTTCCCGTTTCCGAGGGCATCAGCGGACCGGTGTGCCCTACTTGGGTGCAAAAGGGAATTCCTAACTCTATACACTCCACGTAGAGGGGATAATACAATTTATGGTTGGGCGGAAGCTGCCAAAGCCAAGGAAGAACGAATAGTCCTTTAAAACCTAGGTCCTTGATCGCTCGCCTCAATTCTTTAACGGCTTCCACCGGTTTTGAGAGATCGACAGTCGCGATTCCGACAAACCGATCCGGATATCGATTCGTGTATTCGTAAATTTGATCGTTCGTGCAGACCCATTGGCCCGGGCGGCACCAAGCCCGTAACAATACTTTCTCGACTCCGGCCTCGTCGAGTAGGTCGACGGTTTCTTCGGGCGAAAGACTTTTTCGGGCATAGCCACCCGAACCGGATCGTTTAAAGAGAGATGCGATCTCCGGCAATTTTTGAACCATCGAAACCAAGGCCGGTTGAGCCCAAGCATCGATGATTTGACCTTTATACTGATTTTCTTCCATGATTGAATCGAACGGATGTTCCCCTCCATTCAGAAATTATAGACGTATTTAGTTTTATGTCAAACTAAATACGGTCCGAAATAATAAAATTATCCAGAGATAGGAACACTTCGGAAAAAATGAACGAATCGGAAAATCCTCGTTCGAGAAACTGCCTGTCGTTTAACAAGGAACTTCAGTAAGATGTCGGGTTTGCGATTCCTTGCAAACCCTCGTGATTCGTTAAATTTAGTTATCTAGGCGAATTTACGATAAACGAATAGGAAGGAAAGAGTGAACAAAAGACCCAATATCGCCACCACACCCAAGACGGTCTTTTCGGCCGAAACGAAAAATTTACCGTTCTCGATACTTCTTTCCTGATCGGCTGAAGAGGTTTCCACCGCTTGACCTCCTTTGACGGAAATCGTTATTTCCTGTTGGGGAGCGGAATAGGAAATCGAATACGCTTTTACGTCCTCGGGTACGTCCGCTTCTAATTTCCTTACGTTCCTCGCGCCACCGAAGGATAGCTCCATATCCTTGGGTTTTGCGAACACGACTCGTTCCCCGTCATTTTTTTCGAATAGAAGCTTATCCTTAAATGTGGCGGGTGCAAGATTGGTAGCGGGAACGGAATAAGAAATATATAATTGAGAGGAGCCGGGGAGAATCGGGCGATCCAATGCTAAGCCCTGCTTTCCCGGTCTTAGCTGTAACGGGATTCCCATGCCGGCTCCTTGCGTAAGTTGTGCGGAAACGTCGGACGCTTCCGCAGGAGTGAAAATTTCTATCGGGTCCGACTCGTTTTGGAAGCTGCGAGGGGGAATCGAATTATTCTGTAGTATAAAAACCTTAAACACGATTAAGGAATCTTTCGATCTGGTGATCTGCAATAACGATTTTGTTTTGATCAAGGACCGATCCTGAGTCTTTTCAAAGACCGTGACTTCCTGCGGTTGCGTTCTCATTACCGGAACGGGTGGAACGATTTTATTATAATTCACTCCCCCATAGGTCACTTGTAAAAGTATGGGCAAACCGTCCGGAGCTTCTACTTTTGGGAGACGGAAACTGCCCTTAACGGGGCCGATATCTCCGATCGAAAGGGGAATCATCTGTCGTTCCAGCGCGAATAGTTTAATTTTCTCCGCGGATCCTACACCGCCTGTCGTGCCGTTTTTCAGTGTGACCTGTAGTTCGACTTCTTCCGCAGACAGTGAAGCGGTAAATAGGCTTAAAACCAGGAAAAAAGATGATATCGTGCGTTTGTACATGAGGTCGGTTCCATTCTCTTGAATCCCCCCAAAAAGGGAAAGCCTTTACGACTACTTACGAGGGTGAAAATCCGATTCGAAAATTGTGGACGAAACCCGCCGAATATTTAGAAAGGATGCCTTACCAAAAGGAATAGGCATCACTTCATGTTGTGCCCCAAGGAGGGATCTTGAAAATCCTGAAAAATACATTATACACGGTGCTCATTGCATTCGCTTTGCTACTGATCGCGGTTTATTTTTCAACATTCCACCCGAATGCAATGGAGGAGGTGGAAGTCCTCTGCGAATCGAATCCGCCTACGGTGCAAAAGGCGAAACAATTAAAAATCCTTTCTTGGAATGTCCAATATTTTGCCGGCAAGGAAAGGGTCTTTTGGTACGACGTGCCCGACGAGTCCGGGCCGGATACCGCGCCGACATCCGAAGAGATCCGATCTACGCTAAAAAAAGTAGCTAACGTCATCTTGGAAAAAAGTCCGGATATTATTTTGCTTCAGGAAGTGGATGACCGAGCGCGGAGAACTCACGGTGAAAATCAATCGGAACGACTTCTTCCCTTGCTTGGAGATCTGTATCCTTGCCGGGCGGAGGCATTTTACTGGAAGGCGGGGTTCGTTCCACATCCTAAAATTCTCGGGTCCGTGGGAATGAAGCTCGTAACTCTGAGTAAATACAAAATCAGCACTGCCATTCGCCATCAATTGCCGCTTGCCGAGCTGGATCCGATTAGCAATCAATTCCAATTAAAGCGGGCGGTCTTACAAGTCGATTTACCGATTACGGAAGGCGGTAAATTCGTAGCATTGAATACCCATTTGGATGCGTTTTCGATGGGAACGGATACCATGCAAAAGCAAGTGAACTTTCTCGCAGGACTATTATCCCGATTGGACGAAGAGAAGGCCGATTGGGTTTTAGGGGGAGATTTTAATCTACTGCCTCCCGGATTCAAGCGATCCTCTTTGCACCCGAACGGAGCTTTCTATTATAGTGATGACGAGGAAATAAAACCTCTTTTTGATAAATGGTCGTCGGGAGCAACGCCGGAAGAATTGAACGGGTCCGATAAGGAAAAATTTTTCACCTATTATCCGAACGATCCGTTGATTGCAAAGCCGGATAGGACGATCGATTATATTTTCTTTTCCAAGGGATTGGTTAAGATTTTCTATTCCGTGATTCGATCGGGAGATGCTGCCGAGGCCAGCGATCATTTTCCGTTGGAAGCCGTATTTCGATTTATCGAATGATCCGATTCCATTCGGAGAAGTTTTGGGGAGTCCTTCGAATTTCGCATTTTATCGGAATTGCAAAATTGATTTTTATCCGAAAGCACGGACTCTTTAAGCGTATCTCAAATGATTTGCCATCCTATTTCTAGCGAAAAAATTAGGAAAAAAAACAGAAAGGTTTATTATGAGACCGTTTAAGATTCTCGGAATCCAGCAAGTTGCCGTCGGCGGGGATAGTAAGGATAAGTTAAAGAACTTTTGGGTGGATATTCTCGGCCTGGAAAGCACCGGAACATATCGTAGCGAAAAAGAAAACGTAAACGAAGATATTCTAAGAATGGGGAAAGGCCCGTATGCCGTCGAAGTGGATATTATGGAACCCGTAGACCCTTCAAAAAGTCCGAAAGTGAATGATCCTAAATTGAATCATATCGGACTGTGGGTGGACGATATTCATAAGGCGGTGGAATGGTTAACTTCAAAGGGAGTTCGTTTTACACCGGGTGGAATTCGAAAAGGCGCGGGAGGTCACGATGTGACTTTTATTCATCCGAAAGGAAACGAAGAATTTCCTCTCTGCGGCGAAGGAGTTCTGATCGAGCTCGTACAAGCTCCGACGGATGTGATCAAAGCATTAGGTTAATTGAATGGATGATTCGGCCTATTTCTTACCTAAAAGGAAATAGGTATGCATCGCGCCTTTTCCCTTCACCTCGATGGTCCCTCTGTCTTCGAAATCGTACTTATCTTTTAGAGTCAGATAGACGGATTCGGAGACATGGATTCTGCCGGTCGATCCGTGGGATTCCATTCTCGAGGCGGTATTCACCGAGTCTCCCCAAAGATCGTACACGAATTTATTTTTACCGATCACGCCGGCGACGACTTCCCCTGTATGAAGTCCGATCCGTACGTTGAATTCGTATTCCAAATCGGGTTTCAGTCTTTCCAGCCGATCCAGCATCTCTAAGGCGGCCTGGGCCGTTTTATCGGCATGGTCTTGGTCCGGCACCGGGATGCCTCCTGCCATCATATAGCAATCACCGATCGTCTTAATTTTTTCGAGCCGGTATTTATCCGCGATTCCGTCGAATTCGGTAAAGATTCGATTCAAAATCTCGACTAATCTCGTAGGTGTCGCGATCTTGGTGGTCAGTTTCGAAAACCCCACGATGTCAGCGAAAAGCACCGTAGAGGAGGAGAAATAATCCGCTATGACTCCTTCCCCTCCTTTCAGACGGTCCGCAATACTGCGAGGCAGAATGTTTAGTAGAAGGTTTTCGGATTTTTGCCGTTCCTCTTCGATACCTTTGTTTAAGACTTCGATCTTTTCCAAAGATTCTTTTAGCTCTCTGTTTCGTTTGGAAAGGGCGCGATAAGCGTCCGCATTATCCACCCCGATTGCCACGTAGTTGGCCAGGGTTCTCAGAATATTCAATTGGTTCGGAGCGAAGGCGTTTTTCTCATAACTATGAACGGTAAGTATTCCTATGAAGCGTTCTTCGACTTTCAACGGAAGATAAACCGCGGATTTGGTATTTTCCCCGAAATGCTTGCGGATTTCGTCGACGTACTGGGGATAATCCTTGTCTATATCCAGCGATATTAATTCGGAACCTTCCTTAAAACAAAAGGAAGAAGGGTTGTCTTCATCTAGGGAATCAACCGAAGGGGCGGGCGTGTATCTTCCGTCGATTACACAAAACTTATACTTGATTGCGTGTTTATCTTCTTCGTAAATTCCGAACGCGAGGATATCCATCGGAACCATCGATTTGGTGTTTTCAAATACGGATTGGATGATGACTTTCGGCTCGAGGGAAGAAGTGATGATTCTGCCGACTTCGGTGACCAACTTTAGGTCCATGTATGCGGATTCCAACATTATGTTGGAATTCGTAAGTGCTTCCTGAGTTTTAAGTAACCTATGTTGAGTGGAATCTCCTATTCTCATAATCTTGGAAGATTGTTTGAGTAGGGATTCGTACGAATCGGAGAGAGCGCGTAATTTATCCTTAGCCTGCTCTTTGCTGGAAGAATTACTTAGAAAAGATTGGGCATCGGACAGGAGTTGGTACTCATGTTCGAAGAAGGTTTTGATTTCCTTTTGCGAATCGTTTTTTTCCATCACCGGATTTTTCCGCCCGGAGACTTTATTTGTAGGACTTCATCCGGAAGGACAGACTAAGATCGGAGGAAAATTCTTCGCCGGTCTCCTGCATATCCTCATCGTCTTCTTTGTAGAGCCATTCTACTTCGACTTTTCCGCCCTTCTCGTGGAATTTTTGAAGGTTATCAAGAATGTCCATGATCACTTTCGACGAGCTGGTATTGAAATAATCCATTTGAAATCTGAATTGGATATGTTTTCCGGCAACCTGCATTGCGTTTAACCATTCGAAAACCGGCTTGTAAAAGGCCATCGCGTTTTCCGGGTAAGACTCGCCTATAATCTCGGCTACGCCTTTCGTTGAATCTAGAATAACTTCAGGTGAAGTTTTAGTTTGTTGTATGTGTAAGGATTCCATTCTTAGTTTTCCTTCGTAAAGAATGCGGAGATAGTAAAGAAAGAGTTTTTGTTGTCCACCGAGTCGAAATGAAAAACAAGGGGTCCGTCTGACTTCCGCGCAATATCTATTAATCCAACCCCGGCTCCCTTACTATCCTCGGGTCTTTCCGACCTGAGCTGTTGCTGGTAAAAGGATTTCAATTCATCCTTGTTCATAGAGTTGATCTTTTGGATCCTTTCCGATAGGAACTCGAGCTTCTCGTTATGGACCAGATTTCCCGATCCAACATGATAGCCAATCGAATTTTCCCTCACTACGAGAATCCCGACACCCGCCTCCTTCATCTCTTCGTTCATTTGGCGCTCCGCCGAATAATGTAACATATTCTGCGCGAGTTCGATAAATACTGCGAAGATTTTTTTAATCTTGGATTCGGAACTCAAGGAGGTCCGAATCATGGAACCAAGTTCCGTGAGGACCTCCTGCGACAGCCTGCCTTTAAACGACACTAGCAGGTTGTACTCACTGGCATCCTTGTAGCTTTTGAATAAATTTATGACTTCATTGTCCATCATTAGCATCTTCCTTTTTCAGAAACTTCTCCTATTGTCCGTCCAGGACTACTCCGATCAGTGTTATGTCGTCCCGCTGCGTCTCATTGTCTTGGTGCGCCAATAGGAAGGACTCCAACCTTTCCTTTTGCTCTTCGCAAGAGAGGTGTTCTATACCTTCGAGAAAATTAACGAATCCTTTTGTTCCGATTTTTTGTCGGTCCGGGTTCGGTTGATCCATAAAACCGTCCGTAGTCAAGTAAACACTGGTACGAACCCCTGATTCCAGGGGAATGGTATGTGTTGTAAATTTTCGCGTTTCTTCTTTTTGCCTGCCGCCGATGGAAGCTCTATCCCCCTTAATTTCGGACAAGTTTCCCGCTTTTCCAATAAAAATAGGCCGTTTTGCACCGGCAAAGTATAAATTGTTTTTATCTATCTTCAGCAGACATATATCCATTCCGTCCCGCGAATTGGTTTGTTCGGTGTCCTGTTTAAGGGCTTGCCGGACGCTTCTATGCAAATATTCTAAAGTCGTTCCCGGATCCGATATACCGGCTTCGTTGACAATTTGGTTTAAAAGAGTGTTGCCGATCATGGACATGAGTGCTCCGGGAACGCCGTGCCCGGTACAATCGACGGCCGCGATGAAGATCGCATCTTCTTGTTTGGAAAACCAATAGAAATCGCCCGAAACGATGTCCTTAGGACGGAAAAGGACGAAATACTCCGGTAGAAATTTGCTCAGAACTTCGGGCGCGGGAAGAATTGCCTGTTGGATATTTAAAGAATACGTAATACTATCGGTAATATGCTGGTTTTTTAAAGCTAAATCGTCGTTCGCTTTTGCCAATTCCTTGGTTCGTTCCGTGACTTTTTCTTCCAAATTGGCATAAAGTAGGGCGTTATCGATGGAAATCGCCGCTTGCGAAGAAAGGATAGAAATCGTTTGTAGCCGATCCGACGTAAAGGCCGCTTCCGAAAGATTATTCTCCAAATATAATATTCCGATTAGTTCTCCCTGTTTAATGATCGGAGAGCATAAGACGGATTTTGTTTTCTGTTCCCTAATATACGGATCCTTATTGAATTTTTCGTCGGCGTGCGCATTTTTTAGAACGAGGTCTTCCTTAGTTCGTTCCACGTAATAAATGACGCTAATCGGAATATTCTTGCTTTCTTGAATCGGTATACCTTGGAGAACTCGAACTTCGTTATCCCAGATGCTTCCTTCGGCTTCGACGTATAGCTTTCCGTCCCTGCGAAGAATCAAAATCCCTTTTTGAGCCCCCACGTTCTCTATGGAGATTTGCATGAGCTTATCCAACAGTGCCTCAAGTTTGATTTCGCCGGAAATGGCGGTGGAACTCTTGAGAATGGATTGGAAATCCAGGGTCTGACCGGTATAAACTTCCGTTGCGGCGGCGGTATGAGTTCCCATCGTACCGATCGTATAGGTCGTGCGAACGGTATCCCGGTTTTTCTCGCGTAGGAATTCCGGATGTTTCGCGCGAAGAAGTTCCTGCTTCTTGATCGCCCCCCATTTTCCGTATCGATGGTAGGCGTCGCTAATGTATTGCGAAGAGATTTTAACGCTACCTTTCGCTAACCAAAATCTTCCGGCAAACTCGCAGGCAAGAGCCTCGTCGTTTGAAAAATCGTTTCTACTCGCCAGTTGGATCGCGAGTTCGTACGTCTTCGCCGCTTTCCAATTCTTATATTCCAAGCGGGAAAGTTCGGCTTCCACCAGTAAATATTTATGTTCGAAGTTTTCGGGCGCGCTTTCGGAGAGAAGTTTTAACTTTGCCAGATTCTTTTTAATTCGTTCCATGAACTTGGCTTTTTGTTCTTGGGAAGAGACCTTATAATTTGCGGCCATCGCTAACGCATGCAGATACGCGTGCTCTTCCACCGAAATTTGTCCGGAAATGTAAGCCAATAATCCTTCCGTTTCGTCGAGTTCCTTCAGTGCGGCGGCGAACTCTCCATACGCCATCAGAAGTTTGGACTTCATGATTTTAAAGAGGCAAACTGGGAACGGGCTTTGATGAGCATTACAAAGTTCTAAAAATTCCTGTTCGCTCATCTCCTCCGTGGAAAATTCCAAATGAGACGCGGTCTTGCCTCTTAAATTGGATACAATTAGCGTGGCGCCCAAAACGGTATCGATGGCTAAGTTGTTTTTTACCTTTCTGGAAAATTTGAGCAACGCATCTATTTTGGTTTTAGCCAATTCTATATTCTTGGATTGTAAAACTACGTTGACCGCGTCGTTCATCGCGCAGTACCCGCCGTGTAAAAACTCCCCGGATTCGAGACTGGATTGGATTCCTTTTTGATTGATCTCTTCCGAAAATTTCAGGTGTCTTACGAAAGGAGTCGTATAATTCGCTAAAATATTCGCCGCTTTGGTAGTTCCACTCGGGTTCTTATGTTTCTCGCTGACTTTTACGGCCAGTTCGGCGAATTCAAAACCTTTCCTGTATTGCTGAAATCCCGAAGATAGAACGATTCCATAGGCGGAATATCCGTACGGATCGGAGAGGTTACCGTATTTTAGAAAAAGGTTAACCATTTTAAGGCAGATGACGGGAAATAAGGCAAGGGCGAAATTATACGCCGTCGGTATTGCGCCAATGAGCAAATTTACGGCCATGATTTGTTCCGGTTGTTGGATGAGCGGAAGTTCCAATAAGGAATCGATCGTTTTTCCTTCCAAAGCCTTGTTCGCGATTTCGATTTCTTCGGTCAGGACCTTGTCAAAGTCCTTTTCGGGAATGTCGACACCGAGCGGTTTGAGAGCCTTGATGATCGTCGGGAGGGCTAGGTCGTATTTTCCCTGTGCGGAATATTGTATTATCAAAAGATTATAGGTTTCCGCTTTTTCGACCGCTGTCTTGCCGTGTTTGAGCAATAGATCGATCGTTTTTTGAGAATCCTCGAAGTTCCCGGTAAGATACTGGGTTTCCGCAAGTTCCTTGTGAATCGAATAACAGAGGTCGTAATAAGTCGCCCAAAGTTTATCATCTCCCTGCGTTCCTTCCGGAAGTGTGAACAGGAGGTCCCTCCCTTTGGCGATATAGACGGATGCCGGTTTGTATGCGGTCGAGTTTTTTGCCTTTTTTCCGGCCAATAAATTCAGTTCCGCCAATCTTTTTTTCTCGGAGGGATCCACGATTAGGGAGGAGCCCGTATTGAGGTGATTTACGATATCGAAGATAGCATCTTCTAGCTGCTTACCCTCGATGCCTTCCAAGAGGAATCTTCCTATTTTAAGGCGGATTTCCTTTTTCTTTTCCTCGTCGATGATTTCGTAAGCGGCCTGTTGTACTCGGTCGTGCTGGAAGCGGAATAATACGGTTTTTGCGGTTTGATCGTTTTTGTCTTTGTTGATCGCCGTTTCCTGAAAGGATTCGGCGACCCGATAATTTTCACCGATCGGGACGATCAACTCTTCGTTTATACATTCCTGTAAAGAGGCTAGAGTTTCCTTAAAGCTTCCCCCTAAAATTCGAGATAATAGAGATAAGTCGAAATTGCTCCCGATACAGGATGCCATTTTAAGAGTTTCTTGAACGACGGGAGATAGCTTCCGGATCCTATTGATCAAGAGCTCGACGACGTTGTCGGAAATTTTCGTATTCTTAATTTTAGGGATGTCCCATTTCCAGCGAGCTTCGCCGACTTTTCCGGATGAAAGGTCGAAATAAACCGCATCTTCCTTGGATAATTGCTTTAAGAGTTCTCCGATGAAGAACGGATTCCCGCCGGTCTTCGCGTGTATTATTTCGGCAAGTTCTTTCGTTTGTTCCCGGGGAGTGCGTAAACTATCCGAGAGCAGTTCGTTCACATCCGAGACAAGGAGCGGATGTAAAACGATCTTGTGCGGTTCCAATCCTTCCTTATCCAACGCGT
It includes:
- a CDS encoding AAA family ATPase, which translates into the protein MIVTGFELRERLNAESASEVYKAVRKEDGKSIIIKFLPVLDELHPSIVNLRNEYEILGLLDSGKFVKALKFEKLQDGYALFMDYVPGGSLKQYIIKKPLVLSEFFPIAIQLAERLGEIHSKKVIHKDIKPENIIYNHDAKEIRIIDFGISTRLNKEETSWSSPNILEGSIHYVSPEQTGRMNRSMDYRSDFYSLGVSFYEMLTGKLPFEGEDLLQLVHSHLAKNPVPPKQTRSEIPVVLSNIVMKLLAKTAEDRYQTARGLQADLEKVYSLWKENAEIPDFPLAQNDYSQEFKIPQKLYGRGEYISTLLDEFKDVAANGRTRMVLIGGYSGVGKSSLVREINKPLTESKGYFVSGKFDQYNRNLPFSAVIQVFSSLVELILTEPPEKIESWKSKIRKSLGANGKVITDVIPELEIIIGKQEPIPELGPQENANRFYVVFQNFIKVFAGSEHPLAIFLDDMQWADTASLELLKNLMEDVTVNYLFLMLAYRDNEVDDSHPFQTLIDALDKEGLEPHKIVLHPLLVSDVNELLSDSLRTPREQTKELAEIIHAKTGGNPFFIGELLKQLSKEDAVYFDLSSGKVGEARWKWDIPKIKNTKISDNVVELLINRIRKLSPVVQETLKMASCIGSNFDLSLLSRILGGSFKETLASLQECINEELIVPIGENYRVAESFQETAINKDKNDQTAKTVLFRFQHDRVQQAAYEIIDEEKKKEIRLKIGRFLLEGIEGKQLEDAIFDIVNHLNTGSSLIVDPSEKKRLAELNLLAGKKAKNSTAYKPASVYIAKGRDLLFTLPEGTQGDDKLWATYYDLCYSIHKELAETQYLTGNFEDSQKTIDLLLKHGKTAVEKAETYNLLIIQYSAQGKYDLALPTIIKALKPLGVDIPEKDFDKVLTEEIEIANKALEGKTIDSLLELPLIQQPEQIMAVNLLIGAIPTAYNFALALFPVICLKMVNLFLKYGNLSDPYGYSAYGIVLSSGFQQYRKGFEFAELAVKVSEKHKNPSGTTKAANILANYTTPFVRHLKFSEEINQKGIQSSLESGEFLHGGYCAMNDAVNVVLQSKNIELAKTKIDALLKFSRKVKNNLAIDTVLGATLIVSNLRGKTASHLEFSTEEMSEQEFLELCNAHQSPFPVCLFKIMKSKLLMAYGEFAAALKELDETEGLLAYISGQISVEEHAYLHALAMAANYKVSSQEQKAKFMERIKKNLAKLKLLSESAPENFEHKYLLVEAELSRLEYKNWKAAKTYELAIQLASRNDFSNDEALACEFAGRFWLAKGSVKISSQYISDAYHRYGKWGAIKKQELLRAKHPEFLREKNRDTVRTTYTIGTMGTHTAAATEVYTGQTLDFQSILKSSTAISGEIKLEALLDKLMQISIENVGAQKGILILRRDGKLYVEAEGSIWDNEVRVLQGIPIQESKNIPISVIYYVERTKEDLVLKNAHADEKFNKDPYIREQKTKSVLCSPIIKQGELIGILYLENNLSEAAFTSDRLQTISILSSQAAISIDNALLYANLEEKVTERTKELAKANDDLALKNQHITDSITYSLNIQQAILPAPEVLSKFLPEYFVLFRPKDIVSGDFYWFSKQEDAIFIAAVDCTGHGVPGALMSMIGNTLLNQIVNEAGISDPGTTLEYLHRSVRQALKQDTEQTNSRDGMDICLLKIDKNNLYFAGAKRPIFIGKAGNLSEIKGDRASIGGRQKEETRKFTTHTIPLESGVRTSVYLTTDGFMDQPNPDRQKIGTKGFVNFLEGIEHLSCEEQKERLESFLLAHQDNETQRDDITLIGVVLDGQ